In Zingiber officinale cultivar Zhangliang chromosome 6A, Zo_v1.1, whole genome shotgun sequence, a single genomic region encodes these proteins:
- the LOC121995502 gene encoding uncharacterized protein LOC121995502 yields the protein MASESEMDLYAVLTVTAAHVAAQAAAIAPAASAPLAAAAAAAAAVAAAAADPAAAPAPASAVASAPAPPCLQIDEKERLTKFFWVDGQSKNDFAYQTRNGLFQNLYLEALTQLREKELIEDYESRQTKPALLVANIQNKDVFVANVAFLISLLLM from the exons ATGGCGAGCGAGAGCGAGATGGATTTGTACGCAGTCCTAACTGTTACAGCAGCACACGTAGCTGCTCAAGCCGCTGCCATAGCTCCTGCCGCCTCCGCCCCTCTCGCCGCCGCCGCTGCCGCAgccgccgccgtcgccgccgCCGCTGCAGACCCGGCCGCCGCCCCCGCGCCCGCGTCCGCCGTCGCCTCCGCCCCCGCCCCCCCCTGCT TACAAATTGATGAAAAGGAACGCTTGACCAAATTCTTCTGGGTAGATGGACAGTCTAAAAATGATTTTGCCTATCAGACGA GAAATGGCCTCTTCCAAAATTTATACTTGGAGGCCTTAACTCAACTACGTGAGAAGGAACTCATTGAAGATTATGAATCTAGGCAAACTAAACCTGCTTTATTGGTTGCAAATATACAGAATAAAGATGTGTTTGTTGCTAATGTAGCCTTTCTGATCTCTTTATTGCTAATGTAA